The nucleotide sequence TTCTGGATGATTCACTGACCAAGCATCAGGAAGTTATTAGAAGTGCTGCAGTTGCTAATCAAGTAAACAGTACTTCTGCATCTATTGCTGGTGAATTTGATCACTTAATTAAAGCTAAAGCTCTCATGTCATTCGCTCCAGAGTATGGAGCAGTTGAAACCCCTACAGGAGAGAACTCCCATTTGATTTTCAGGAATCCGTATGTTCCGAAGTCCCGGGAAGTGGAGACTGCGAATTCAAGCTCAAATAGCTATGTTTACTCAGCGAACCCACCTTTGTCGCCTTGCTTTGATGCATGTGAGGAGAAGTCCGGGCTGACTGTAAACCTCAAAGCAGGTACCGCAAGGCATGATACAGGCTCCATTCTTCAATCAAAGAAATACTACACTCACATTGAAAGTGGGAAAGAGAAAAACGATGATAAGTTGTCTGGTTATGTACGTAGTTGCGCTACGCGTGAGACTCAAGTAGCACAGTCTCCGTTTTCTGGTTTCAATTCGGCAAATTCTGTTAAGGCATCCACAATAAAACTGATAAAGCCAATGAAGGGCTACTAAAAGCGGGCAGCTCCGGTCAATCAATCAAACTGTGCTAGCAACAGAAGTTGAATGCCTTATGTGCCAGGTATTTATGTGTAAGATACGGCATACAGTATTATCTTCAAGTGGCTGCCTTCCAGTAGGCATGAACAGGATGTCGGGGAGTATTAATAGAAACCAGTCACAAGGCGAAGCAGTGGTCTCTGGCGACAATTTGTCAATCAAATCTGagctgaagaagaaataaataataccaGTTAGGATAGCGGGTGATATTGATGGAGGATTACTGGATGGGACCCTTAATGCACCAGTTGGTGTGTGGCGCTCTGTTGGAGTTTCTAAGGGAATGAAGCAACCAACAGCTGGTTTAGAATCTTGCCACTCTGTTCAGCATAATTCTTTCATTGAGGACAgttgttaagaattcgtgccctagATTATCTTATTTTCGTCTAACTATTGCTTATCAATGGAACGAGTTGCCTGACATGTTCCactgacgtgttccaaggaactagtaaaacataaagtaaagaacttttacgtggaaaacacctggcttaaaaggtgtaaaaaaccacgacttgCACCTctatttaaccccaacttcactaaataactctgtgAATTAAGTACTTTTGGTTAGCTTACTTCAAGTGAAACTCCTTtacgtaggactcctttttcaactcaacttgctttcccttatcatcaagtgtttgaatcaaattcaacttgttctattccccaTGTGATCAGTATGTTGAAGTTTCCAGTTACATTgaattaactcatatcaacttgtttcattcatattgtcattcatcaaaacttcaaggttccaacaacAGTATGCTAGCTTATGGGCTAAGGAAACCACTTCAGGAACTCCTAGATGGGATGGCTTTACTTGAGCAACAAGCCACATCTCTTGTTGATGTTGCCCTAGATGCCGATAGCAATGATGGTTCTTTTGGTTGGCTTGCACTGCAGGAGCAGTGGAGGCGTGGTTTTCCATGTAGATCATCCATGGTTCATGCAGGTTGTGTGGGAGTATTGGCTTCCTGTCATTCGCTGGATATTGCTGGTGTGGAGCTTATTGATCCACTTTCAGCTGATGTAAGCTTTTGTGTTTTAGTAGAAGCATTATTCTTCTTAGCTGGCTTGCTTTATCTACTACCCTAGGCTACAGTGGCTTGTTTATGCTTGTGGTTTGAAGTTTCATGAGAACGCAACAATTCCACTGATAACCTACTCATCATTGTGATACTGTTGATAGATTGGGATGTGCTCTCAGATAATCTTAGAGGAAAAGAACAGTTAAAtgggacaacaacaacaacaacaacaaacccagtgtattcccacttagtggggtctggggggtaagatgtacgcagtccatacctctacctctgatgaagtagaaaggctatttccgaaagaccccccggctcaagttacgagatatcacacaaacacatagtacagcacagaagcagatgacataacatagatacggcacccataaggaatataaaacagagtaaagcaggaatgcaggaatataaagcagaggaaagcagacatattcgtaataaacatggaacacggaacacggaacattgaatacggaatcataacaggaatacacccccaccaattaattccctacactagcgacccgaactggccctaatcctctgccgtaattcgcatctttcagaccttcctatctagggtcatgtcctcggtgagctgtaactgttccatgtcccgcctaatcacctcaccccagtacttcttcggtctacccctaccccgtctaaaaccatccaacgctagcctctcacacctacggaccggggcatccatgcccctcctcttcacgtgtccgaaccatcgcaatcgtgcttcccgcatcttacactccactgaagtcacaccaacttctcccggatagtctcattccgaactctatcccctcgggtcagtccacacatccagcgcaacatccgcatttctgccaccttcattctttggatgtgggagttcttaactggccaacactccgctccatacagcaaggtcggacggactaccaccctatagaatttgcctttaagcttgggcggcaccttcttatcacacaacacccccgatgcgagtttccacttcatccatcccgccccaatacggtgcgagacatcctcgtcaatctcaccgttactctggatcacggacccgagatacttgaacttatccctcttccctacctcctgtgcttctagcctcactactacctcattctcccgcctcacgtcattaaacttacattccacatactctgtcttggttctgctcaccctgaaccctttagactccagagtttgcctccacaactctaatttgtcattcacaccccctcgagtctcatctatcaggactacatcgtctgcaaaaagcatacaccacggcacctccccttggatacgccgcgtcaacacatccattactaacgcaaacaaaaagggactaagagtagatccctgatgcaatcctgtcaggacagtgaaatgctctgagtctcctcccgccatcctcacctgggttttcgctccctcatacatatccttaattactctgatatatgcctgcggtactccactcacctccaagcatctccaaagcacttccctggggactttgtcgtacgccttttccaggtcgatgaacaccatgtgcagatccttcttcctctccctatactgctccaccaacctccgtaccaggtggattgcctccgtcgtcgagcggccgggcataaatccgaactggttttccgaaatagacactatccgtctcagcctcacctcgaccactctctcccagatcttcatagagtgactcagtaacttaataaCTTAAGAACAGTTAAATGGGATTTTCATAAATTTCCTTGAGCTTAGCTGCATGGAGATGAATGAATTGCTGTCTGTTATCTGAGTATTGTGACTTCAGTGCTTTCCTCTTCATGAGGGTGATTACTTTTTATCAATGACATAAAGTGTagaaatttgttattttctttaatagTGCTATTTCCACAATGTATAACTCtcctttttattaaatttagGCATCGCATTTGTTAGCATCTGAGTCGAAGGACATTGACTTCTCTTATTGTAGCTTCCATGGTTAAAAACACCTGAGACAAATTGTTAGTTTGAATGGTATAGAAGAAGCATTTTGCATGTTGCTAAGTTTTGCACATTACATATCTTTggttttctctcttctttcacaCCCATACTTAATATGGAAACCTCTTCCTTCAGGTTCAGGCATCATTTACCCTCACTCTGCTGCAGAATGATATAAAAGGCAGCTCTGAAATCTGCTTTCGGTACTATGGAAGGTCCTTTATCTGTTGTTGATTGGTGCAAAGGTCGCAGTCAATCAGATGATGGGGGAATATCTGGTGACGGTTTTTCTGCAGAGTCCACTGACAGTGCAAGTGAATGTCGAGATTCTTCAAGTACCATATCATTGTCTGTTGGATAACCTTTAAGTCCATCTCAGTCCTCTGCTGGTGGATCATCTAGTTTGAGAGGTATGAATTGATATGTCAGATTAAGCCTAGATATTTGCCTATCAGAGTCGGAGCATCTACTGGGTTCAAGGCTTAGGCCAACGTTGGCTGTTGCAGTACCGTATCCGGCTATACTTCTAGGATATGTTTTTTCATACTGAAATTGGTTGATCCTTGTCCATTCCTGTTTTTTGGATCAGTAAGCATTACAGGTTGCTTTTACTCCATATTTTTAATTTGCTACTTTAGGGTAGAATTAATGTCTTTTGACTTTGCTACTTTAGGGCGACTCACTTGATTCTTAAGAACATATCTGCAGAGCTCCATGCTTTATCGTTGAAGAAACAAAAGGTTAATGAGGAGGAATCGGATTCAGATTCGGATTCGGATGATGGAGGATCGAGCAAATTCGGTGAATTGGAACCTTTGTGGGATGAGGTGTTGAAGCTGCCCAGTGAAGGCATTACAAGATATGACCGTGACAACGTGTATGATGTTGTAAATGAAATGTATACACCTATTTTTCCTGGTGATCGTGTTGGGGGATAAAGCTTGCTGGCTCAAGTACCTCAAAGAGATCAATGAAAGTGATGTAAGTAGcgcttatattatattatttatcatatacACATCATACACATATGAGCCGATGGTCTTTAGTCTGCACTTATACTTTTACCCGTCTACATAATAGATCCACCCCTGTTTATACAGAACCACTccttttgcatatgtatttactatttgaGTATAAGTTATTCTATTAGAAGcaatatacatgtacatatattGTTACTAGATAGTTACTATTTCCATCTCAGAAGATGAATTGTGACCTACACCCTGAGAAATGGGAGAGAATGTAGAAATATGCGGTTGGTTGTTTAGTTGATTCCATTCCATTGCTTTAGTCATCAACCGTTTGCTGTTGTGCTGTTTACaagtataaattttatatatattgttacTAGAGATAGATACTACTGAGAATATTCCTTCACAAGTCAATTGTTGGACGATATATTAACTCTTTTTCATTGACTTTCTTCGAAACAAACAAACTCACCCTTTTATCTTCTCTCAAAAGTAGGCTTATCATTTTATACATTTAACCTTGTGCATTTTTTTCAAAGCGAAGACTATGTTGGTTTCTAGTTGGTTGACTTTTACTTTGATGATAGGGATTTGACATTACCGACTTTCCTGGTTGTGGTCCACTGACTACCATATTCCCCATGACACCCTCTAAAGAGACGAAGAAATTTGCTGAACAGGCACTTGAGCTGTACAATGAGGATAATGTATGCGTACTCTACTCACATTGTTGTCTTTTCTACTTgctctttctcctttttttttccctCTCTTAGAAATTAAAGCTGAGAAAGTTTCTCTCTATGTAAGGCACTGAATATAAGGTCAATGAGATTCTCAAGGTTAATGGATGTTTCACCCAATACTTCCATTCCTATATTACCTTTACGGTTACTAATGGCGAGCATGAATATTTTCAAGCTGAAGTGCGGAAAGATGTAGATGGATCTCTGGAGTGCGCAATCATTAGGCCAAGGGTAATGAAACCTGCTTTACATCCCTTTTTATTTGCAGGAATGGATTGGAGAAGCTGCCGCTCAACTAATCTCTATCCCATTATGAATGCTCATTTTTGCTTTGTCAAGTTTATCTAGTAATTCAGTCTcttttgattgatgatttttaATCTTCATACCAACTCTCTTGTGCTTTTATGCAGCTGAATGGAGCTTGGGGCATATAGTGGATGTGATTTTGCCTCGGGTTCAAGCTGCATTATCTTTGTGTTAAGAACTCTTGTCAATTAGCTATGGAAGTGGATTATCTATGTCTAGTCGAGcgtaaaaaggagaaaaaacaaCTGGTGACCTTTGCTATAATCTATTATGGAGGATTGTTCCTTTATGTTTAAGTGAATGTAATTGTACTGttttactattatatatcctgTTGTTTGGTTGAAGATTAAAGGAGATATTTGTATTCCTTGCATTGGTTGATTCTTGAGACGAGACAGGCGTGTGGTTTGACCTTGTAGCTATGATGTTCGGACTCTCAAAAAATGACTTATTAATGCATGTGTGTTGAGGATCTGAAATGGATACGACGAAGTCTCAGTAAGTAGAGTACCATGAATGATGCGTCTGGTAGATATAGTTTTAATTTAATGAATCGTTCCAAGAAAATTCctgagccgggggtttatcggaaacaacctctctacttcttcggaggtagtggcaTGAACTGAGTGtattttaccctcctcagacgacctcactatgtgggaatacactgaatatgttatgttgttgttgttgattcaaAAAATGTACTGTTCAACATAATTAAGCCTATGGTAAGTTGGAACCAATTAAGCGTTTTGGACTTTTGGTAAGTTGGAACCATAAGATAAAAAAAGCAGAAAAATGAATGgttgattatgcaatgaacaacATATAGTTACCAAGCTCGTAGGTAGTGCCACCATGGTATAATATGGTATGATAATTGAAATTTTGGTATGGTAATTTTGATATTCAATCTTTAAACATACTATACCATTACCATTATcaaattaaaagtgtgaagaccctttaaaaagtgatttgaactttttgttgtTCGTTATAAGTCTgattttagataaaatcgtctttttactattacAACATCGAAGAAGAACGTCATGTTCCCCACAGAGGAGTAGTTTATTTTCCAAATCCCGGGGATATAGAGTGCCGAAACAAGTATGTGCACCAGATCAAGGAGAGCGAGGTACTTACTTGCTTTATCATCTATCTATCTAGTGTGTCAGTTTCCGTTTAGCTATGAAACTCAAACAATTAATAGTTGACGCGTGTTTTACTAACTAATTGGTGATAGTTTaggtatgaaattcaaaaattggaaTACTTTAGATGTGTTTTTCACCTTTCGCTCTATAGATGGCTTTTTCGCCATCAAGTTCATCTTTTCTATACACGTATGTCAGAATCGCGGGAAAGATTGAATATCATATGTGGATATATATgctaatgaaaataaaagaattgtGAA is from Capsicum annuum cultivar UCD-10X-F1 chromosome 5, UCD10Xv1.1, whole genome shotgun sequence and encodes:
- the LOC107869993 gene encoding uncharacterized protein LOC107869993, with the translated sequence MKCIHLFFLVIVLGDKACWLKYLKEINESDGFDITDFPGCGPLTTIFPMTPSKETKKFAEQALELYNEDNVCVLYSHCTEYKVNEILKVNGCFTQYFHSYITFTVTNGEHEYFQAEVRKDVDGSLECAIIRPRVMKPALHPFLFAGMDWRSCRSTNLYPIMNAHFCFVKFI